DNA sequence from the Bradyrhizobium diazoefficiens genome:
CCTCGGCAGCCTCGCAAGCCTACGTCTTCCTGGTCCAACGCAACTGGACGGCAGATCACCGCTGGTCGCCGCGTCAGCTTGGCTCGCCGTTCTGGTCATCCTCCTCGTCCTCCTACGTGTCCATACCCACGTCCGGAACCTACGGCGGAGCGGTCTTGGCTTAAAGCACATGTGGTCACCGCATGTTGCAACGACAGTCATTGGCATCACTTTCGTGGTCACGATGGCGGTCCAGCAGCAGTGGACCTATTCCGACGTCCTCAGCGACTTGGCGCACGGCATTACGTCCGACCTGTCCACGAGGATGGTTCTGGGCGTCGTTCTACTTATCGGAGCCACAGCAGGCGGCATGACGGCCGGACGTTTCAAAATCGTGAAACCCGACCTGGCAAGTATGGCTCGTCACCTCGTAGGAGGTACACTCATGGGGGCTGGAGGGCTGCTGATCCCGGGCGGCAATACCAGATTGGCGTTGGTCGGGTTACCTCTTCTCTGGCCCTACGCCTGGCTCGGTTTCATGAGCATCGGCATGACAATCTACATAGCGCTTCGCGTGAAGAGCCGTAACAGGACGGCTGTCGATGATCGAGGATCCCTGGATTGTCTTCGTCCCGAGCCTGGCAGCATGTAGTGATCCCGGTATCGAAATGAAACCAACCAGCACTGCCGCCGCCGAAGGATCGAAACGACGAGCCGTGGCCAACCGTGGACGTATATACCCAGAGCGATTGCTAGCTGAGCGCCGAAGCTTCATCTGCTATTGCGCGGGCTGATCATGCCCGCCGCTATGGCATCAAGGATGAGCACCGAGTTAGCCGTCGGCTGCAGTTGCCGACCTCACCGGCGTATTCGCTCCCTTTATGGCCGCTCGCGGAAAACTCGTCTCGGAAGAGCCGACTTCGAGGTCAAGGATGACCTGTCTCTGCACCGGCTGCTCCTTCTCGATTTGATCTGAAGGCGCGCGATTATGCGGTCCTCGGTCCCGAGCATCCATCACCAATGCCCGTATCAATTCTTCAGTCGTCATCGTATGCCCTACAACCTATGCTTCTCTCCACCTCGATCGAAGTCGCCGCTTGTTACCTGTCAGACGCAAAATAGTGTTGCCTCGTCCGACGTAACTACGCTCATTTGGCCTTCTGACGGGCGCGCGCGTCAGCGATCACTCGCGCAAAGCCTTGCTCGTTCAAAGCGGCGTTGACCTTGTACGGACCGACTAGAAATCCGGGCGTACCCTGGAGTCCGATCGCCTGAGCAATTTCGAGATTTCGTTTGATCAGACCGGCGATCTGCTCGGCATGCCTGTCGAGGTCGGTGTCCAGTTGCTTCAAATCTAAGCCCGTATGGCGGACAGCTTCGATCATCTGCTCCTGAGACACTCCGTGGCCCGGGATGTCCATTAGAGCGTGATGCACGGCGAGGTATTGTCCTTGATACTTTGCCGCCAATGCCAGCCGCGCGCCTGTAATCGACGTTTCGGCAAGTATCGGCCAGTCCCTGTAGACTATGCGGATGTTGCCGTCGATCTTGACGATCTTTTCCAGGCTCTTCGCCGCCAGCTTGCAGTACGGACAGTTGTAATCAAAGAAGTCGACGATCGTCAGGTCGCCGTTCGGATTGCCTCCTGTCGGCGTCTGCGGATCGTTGAACGTGATATCCCGTGTAATCTCGTTTTCGCTGGCCCACGCACTACTGGAGACCACGAACAGGATGCCGGACAACGCAGTCAGACGCAGGAACTGCGCGCGCGAAATCGGACTATTCAAGATCATCTCCTATCGGTTTTACCTGAGCACCATTTCGAGCTTGCTCAGAAAGTCTGACACGCCGACGTTCCCAACGACGCGCGCTTCCTGGACCTCGGTGCCATCGGCATTAAGAAAAACGACCGTTGGCGGCCCCACGACCGCGAAGCGCTTCATGAGATTTTTGCTCTCCCGATCGAGGGCCGTAACGTCGGCTCGGACGGGAAACACTCCGCGAAGCTTCTGCCGCACTGCTTCCTGCGAGAAGACGTTCCGCTCCATCAGCTTGCATTCGACGCACCACTCGGCGGAGAAGTCGACCATTATGGCTCTGCCCTGCATCTGGCCAGTTCGGATTGCGTCTTCAAGACTGGTTTCGCTCGTCGCTATTCGAAATCCATCCTCGTGGGCGCCCGCGTTAGCTGGGTGAGTGATCAAGCCGACCGTCTCAAAGGGACGGAGTAGCCCGTCAGCGCTGATCCCTGCTCCGACGATGAGAGCACCCCCGCAGACAACCGCTAAAATCCCGACAGTCGCCGCCGCGAACTCAGGCAACCGGCGGCACGAGGAGCGCAGGAAGGACCAGATGGAATAGCCGCCGATTGCAAACACAAGCGCTCCCCATGCCGCAAATACCAGCGAAGCTGAAGCAACGCGCGAGATCATCCAGATCGAGAGCGCTATGAAGACGAAGCCGAAAATGTGCTTGACGCGCGCGAGCCATGGCCCCGAGCGAGGGAGGACGTTGGCGCCTAACACGCCGAAGGCGACAAGCGGGAGACCCATTCCCAAACCGAGCGCAAACAATGCCAAGGAGCCGCGCATTACCTGCCCGGTCTGCGCCACGAAGACCAGGGCCGCGGCGAGCGGCGGCGTTACGCAAGGGCCGACGATGAGCGCCGACCCGAAGCCAAGAGCGACAGCTCCGCCGATCGATCCACGGTTGCCTGCCTTCGCCGCGAGCCTCGAGGTCCATGACTGGGGTAGCTGAAGTTCGCAAATGCCGAACATCGATAGCGCGAGCAGTGCAAACACCGTGCTCATGGCAACTACGGCAACCGGGGTTTGCAAGGCGGCCTGGAGATTCTCGCCGGACCAAGCCGCGAAAATCCCCAATGTGCCATACGCCGCAGCCATCGCAAGCACGTAAGCGGCGGAAAACACGAAGCTTCGACCCGTCGAGAGATCGCCGCCCGAGCGCGCCAACATCCCCGACATGATCGGAATCATCGGAAACACACACGGCGTCAGGGACAGCAAAATTCCGAAACCAACAAAGGCAGCAAGCGTCGAGAAAAGGCTGTTGCCCAGCAACGCTGCAGATTCCGGGCGGATCCCGATCGTTGTGGTGTCGTTGGGCGCCCCTGCGCGCTTTCGCTGTCCTTCCACTACCTGCATCGGAAGAGAGGGATCGGAAGCCCGTTCGGGCGCATCATCGACCAACAAGGTCGACAGATCGACAGATTTCGAGATAGGTGGATAGCATAGCGTGTCCTCCGCGCACCCCTGATAGGTGACGATCAACCGATCGACAGCCGACACACCCTCCAGGGCAACCACGGCCTCGGTCGATTCACGATAGATCTCCGCCAGGCCGAAATTCGGATCGTCTTTGAACTCGCCCGGTTTGGTATCGATCCGAGCGGAGCGGTCGTTCACCACCGCCACAATCCTGTTTCGGTAGAGATAGTGGCCCGGAGCGATGGTCCAACTCAGCTTGACCCCATGGTGGTCTGTCCATGCCACGTGAAGCTGAAAGACTTGGTCCGCCGGATCGACTCCGGCAGCTCCCACCGGGGCCCCTGCGATGAGTGGCAGCAAGAAACCGAAAAACCCGAGTATGCGAAAAAGCATAACGTTCCTTCCGCTGAAGACAAGTTGGCCCCACCCTACGCAGCCTCAGGTCCAACCAATCGCCTCTCGGCCGCATCCGTCACCGCTTGCATCAACCGCGGCGACACGCTCCTTGTGACGGGCTTGAAACGGAGCCCCGTTTCCTACGGCCAATACCCCGGAACACCCAAACCATTAATGCTTGTGGGGATCGCATACATGCTCGTTAGTGTCATTTGCGCATTTCAATCAAGCTTGCATGTGCTTGCTATCATGTGTGCTTGGCAATCGAGGTGCGCCGTCAATGTGCTCCCCGGATAGCATCTGCCCTCTCCGCCACTGCGCCGGAGTCAGACCCATGTGATTCTTGAACGCTCGCTGAAAGGCTGCCTCGGATTGGTAACCCACCGCGTCCGCCACGGCTCCGGTGGACATGGATGGCTTCCTCAATTCATTGGCTGCAAGCGCCATCCGAATGTCGGTCAACAGATCGCTAGCCGATCGGCCCAGCTTCTCTTGAAACTTGCGCACAAGCGTGGCGCGCGACATGTTACACAGCGTCGCAAGTTCAGGTAGAGTCCAAGCTCGCGCCGGCTCGTTGAAGAGCGCCACCAACGCCGGCGCCAGGCGCGGGTCGCCAGCGAGCCCGAGAAGTCCTGGTGGAGAATCATTCAATTCGCTTGCAAGCCGCAACACCAACGCGAACATCGCCGTGGACAACGCGTTCAGTATCGCCGCCCCGCCGAGATGATTTCTTGTCGCTTCGCTACGCATCCAAGCGACGAGGCTGGCCAATTGTGTGGCTGTACCGGAGCGTTCCTCCTCGACATTGCGAGCGCTGGCATGCACTACAAGTTGCCCAGGCAAATAACTGCTCAAGAGGCGATCATAGGGCGGCTTGATGACGAAGTGGCCGCAAAGCATGTCCAGTCGATCACCCGTGCCGACATTTTCACTGATCGTGAAATCGCGGCTTGATCGATGGAATTGCGGCGCTGGTATCGCGCCGCTGCCATCGTGAAGAACGTGAGGCGGGTTTCTGGGCAGTAGCAGGATGTCGCCAGCCTTCAATTTCAGCGGCCGACCACCAACTGGGTCGTCAAGCACCGCCGATCCGGCCACAACCGCATGATAGGGAATCTCACCGATCGCGCCGGGACCTTGAGCGATTCGCCATGGCGCTCCGTAGGAGCAGCGCAGATCGAGCCTGCCGCTCACTGGCATCATCTGGAAAAGACGGCTGAGCCAGTCAATAGCGACCATAAGGAGACTCCAATCTGGACCGCTGCGGGGAGCGTTTGATGGTCAAGCAAACCATCGCCCACGGCCCGCGCGGTCCGCTTTTGCACGGATCGTATCGGAAACGCATAAAGGCGTTGCCGCGCCCCCGCGTGGCGGCAGGGGCGCGGCACGACCCTCACAACAGCTCTTTCGGCGTCTTGTCCTTAATCGCGGGCCAGTTCTGATCACCCTTAGAGATGTTAGCGGGAACATCCTCCTTCCAATGCTTGTCCACGTCCGCGTTGACGTTCACGTAGAGCTTGCCGTTGACGATCTTCCAGTAATTTGGGTCTCCATCGAACTTCTTGCCAAGCGAGGCGCCCA
Encoded proteins:
- the dsbD gene encoding protein-disulfide reductase DsbD, translated to MLFRILGFFGFLLPLIAGAPVGAAGVDPADQVFQLHVAWTDHHGVKLSWTIAPGHYLYRNRIVAVVNDRSARIDTKPGEFKDDPNFGLAEIYRESTEAVVALEGVSAVDRLIVTYQGCAEDTLCYPPISKSVDLSTLLVDDAPERASDPSLPMQVVEGQRKRAGAPNDTTTIGIRPESAALLGNSLFSTLAAFVGFGILLSLTPCVFPMIPIMSGMLARSGGDLSTGRSFVFSAAYVLAMAAAYGTLGIFAAWSGENLQAALQTPVAVVAMSTVFALLALSMFGICELQLPQSWTSRLAAKAGNRGSIGGAVALGFGSALIVGPCVTPPLAAALVFVAQTGQVMRGSLALFALGLGMGLPLVAFGVLGANVLPRSGPWLARVKHIFGFVFIALSIWMISRVASASLVFAAWGALVFAIGGYSIWSFLRSSCRRLPEFAAATVGILAVVCGGALIVGAGISADGLLRPFETVGLITHPANAGAHEDGFRIATSETSLEDAIRTGQMQGRAIMVDFSAEWCVECKLMERNVFSQEAVRQKLRGVFPVRADVTALDRESKNLMKRFAVVGPPTVVFLNADGTEVQEARVVGNVGVSDFLSKLEMVLR
- a CDS encoding DsbA family protein gives rise to the protein MNSPISRAQFLRLTALSGILFVVSSSAWASENEITRDITFNDPQTPTGGNPNGDLTIVDFFDYNCPYCKLAAKSLEKIVKIDGNIRIVYRDWPILAETSITGARLALAAKYQGQYLAVHHALMDIPGHGVSQEQMIEAVRHTGLDLKQLDTDLDRHAEQIAGLIKRNLEIAQAIGLQGTPGFLVGPYKVNAALNEQGFARVIADARARQKAK
- a CDS encoding YeeE/YedE family protein encodes the protein MRTSAFLIALLAVGAMGFANQRGSTCTVAALEEVVLKATFGRLLALFEASLWAGAGLVLLNAAGLLAEVPVNYAVGLGTMLGGFLFGIGAFVNRACIFGTVARIGSGELSYLATPLGFYLGSLASLRLPGPTQLDGRSPLVAASAWLAVLVILLVLLRVHTHVRNLRRSGLGLKHMWSPHVATTVIGITFVVTMAVQQQWTYSDVLSDLAHGITSDLSTRMVLGVVLLIGATAGGMTAGRFKIVKPDLASMARHLVGGTLMGAGGLLIPGGNTRLALVGLPLLWPYAWLGFMSIGMTIYIALRVKSRNRTAVDDRGSLDCLRPEPGSM
- a CDS encoding AraC family transcriptional regulator, with the protein product MVAIDWLSRLFQMMPVSGRLDLRCSYGAPWRIAQGPGAIGEIPYHAVVAGSAVLDDPVGGRPLKLKAGDILLLPRNPPHVLHDGSGAIPAPQFHRSSRDFTISENVGTGDRLDMLCGHFVIKPPYDRLLSSYLPGQLVVHASARNVEEERSGTATQLASLVAWMRSEATRNHLGGAAILNALSTAMFALVLRLASELNDSPPGLLGLAGDPRLAPALVALFNEPARAWTLPELATLCNMSRATLVRKFQEKLGRSASDLLTDIRMALAANELRKPSMSTGAVADAVGYQSEAAFQRAFKNHMGLTPAQWRRGQMLSGEHIDGAPRLPSTHDSKHMQA